From Acropora muricata isolate sample 2 chromosome 14, ASM3666990v1, whole genome shotgun sequence, one genomic window encodes:
- the LOC136897727 gene encoding serine-rich 25 kDa antigen protein-like — translation MDGQPDVPTSESVTMEMAGHPHKPISTSTSQETKSYPPTSTSEPVTKEMASHTDKPTESAPHEINDLPDMPTSESATKEIAGHPHKPTSKSASQEHESHPPTSIIEPVTKEMANHTDKPNESAPQEIDSHPRMPKKSNPQEMDSYPDAPTIGTP, via the coding sequence ATGGATGGCCAGCCTGATGTGCCTACTAGTGAGTCTGTGACCATGGAGATGGCAGGCCATCCCCACAAGCCTATAAGTACATCAACATCTCAGGAGACCAAAAGCTACCCACCTACATCCACCAGTGAGCCTGTGACAAAGGAAATGGCCAGCCATACTGATAAGCCTACTGAGTCTGCCCCACACGAAATTAATGATCTGCCTGATATGCCTACTAGTGAGTCTGCGACCAAAGAGATTGCAGGCCACCCCCACAAGCCCACAAGTAAATCCGCATCCCAGGAGCATGAAAGCCACCCACCTACATCTATCATTGAGCCTGTAACTAAGGAGATGGCTAACCATACTGATAAGCCTAATGAGTCTGCCCCTCAGGAGATTGACAGTCACCCACGTATGCCTAAGAAGTCTAACCCTCAGGAAATGGATAGCTACCCTGATGCACCTACTATAGGGACTCCGTGA